Proteins from a single region of Streptomyces sp. HUAS 15-9:
- a CDS encoding non-ribosomal peptide synthetase: MVTTTTAAATAAVAAAAAAAAVPVPGRPATEPAGCPDHPTLLPALFAEQARRTPDAPALVDGDTIVTYRELAERSAQLAHHLISLGLGPEDIVAVGMRRGAELVAAFLAVLKAGAAYLPLDLQNPPQRLALMTEDARPAALITRTGSAAPAGTAAIVLLDDAATRAEIAAAPTTDPRDTDRVRPLHPDHPAYVIYTSGSTGRPKGVVVTHRPLAAYLGYARGTYPSAARTTLLHSSVAFDMTVTTLYAPLTSGGTIRIGSLEEPGPSPALLKVTPSHMALLATLPPQAAPTEQLVVGGELLLSETVEAFRARHPHVTVLNEYGPTEATVGCCVHAVHPGDHLPSGAVAIGRPTWTSELRVLDGQLRSTDDGELYIAGGQLARGYLRRPALTAERFVADPYGPPGTRMYRTGDRVRRAPDGTLSFLGRLDGQVKIRGYRVELGEIESALLRHPAVSRTAVTVHRTGTGDTHLVAYIVPAGATMPDGSSLKAHLADTLPDYMVPSAFLTLDTLPLNANGKLETDRLPAPDFAAVTTYQAPETPEQTLLCDLFATFSGAAKAGLDDDFFALGGTSLGAAQVANKARRQGIRIGLQDIADHRTVRRLSEALAAH; this comes from the coding sequence ATGGTGACGACGACCACCGCCGCTGCAACGGCGGCTGTCGCTGCCGCTGCCGCTGCCGCTGCCGTTCCGGTGCCCGGTCGCCCGGCGACGGAGCCCGCGGGCTGCCCCGACCACCCCACCCTGCTCCCCGCCCTCTTCGCCGAGCAGGCCCGCCGTACCCCGGACGCCCCCGCCCTCGTCGACGGCGACACCATCGTCACCTACCGCGAACTCGCCGAGCGGTCGGCTCAGTTGGCCCACCATCTGATCTCCCTCGGCCTCGGTCCGGAGGACATCGTCGCGGTCGGCATGCGGCGCGGCGCGGAGCTCGTCGCCGCCTTCCTCGCCGTACTCAAGGCCGGTGCCGCCTATCTGCCGCTCGACCTGCAGAACCCGCCACAGCGCCTCGCCCTCATGACCGAGGACGCCCGCCCGGCCGCCCTGATCACCCGCACGGGCAGCGCCGCCCCGGCCGGAACCGCGGCCATCGTCCTCCTCGACGACGCCGCCACGCGCGCCGAGATCGCCGCCGCCCCCACCACCGACCCCCGGGACACCGACCGCGTCCGGCCGCTGCACCCCGACCACCCCGCGTACGTCATCTACACCTCCGGCTCCACGGGCCGCCCCAAGGGTGTCGTCGTCACCCACCGCCCGCTCGCCGCCTACCTCGGCTACGCCCGCGGCACCTACCCGAGCGCCGCCCGCACCACCCTGCTGCACTCCTCCGTCGCCTTCGACATGACGGTCACCACCCTGTACGCGCCCCTCACCAGCGGCGGCACCATCCGCATCGGATCACTGGAGGAACCGGGCCCCAGCCCCGCCCTCCTCAAGGTGACGCCGTCGCACATGGCCCTGCTCGCCACGCTCCCGCCACAGGCGGCACCCACCGAACAACTCGTCGTCGGCGGCGAACTCCTGCTCTCCGAGACCGTCGAAGCCTTCCGCGCCCGCCACCCCCACGTCACCGTCCTCAACGAGTACGGCCCCACCGAGGCCACCGTCGGCTGCTGCGTGCACGCCGTCCACCCCGGTGACCACCTCCCGTCCGGCGCCGTCGCCATCGGCCGGCCCACCTGGACCAGCGAACTCCGCGTCCTGGACGGGCAGTTGCGCTCCACCGACGACGGGGAGCTGTACATCGCGGGCGGCCAGCTGGCCCGCGGTTATCTGCGCCGCCCCGCCCTCACCGCGGAACGCTTCGTCGCCGACCCGTACGGCCCGCCCGGCACCCGCATGTACCGCACGGGAGACCGTGTGCGCCGCGCCCCCGACGGCACCCTCTCCTTCCTCGGCCGCCTCGACGGCCAGGTCAAGATCCGCGGCTACCGCGTCGAACTCGGCGAGATCGAGTCGGCCCTGCTGCGTCACCCCGCCGTCTCCCGCACCGCCGTCACCGTCCACCGGACCGGCACCGGCGACACCCACCTCGTCGCCTACATCGTCCCGGCCGGTGCGACGATGCCCGACGGTTCGTCGCTGAAGGCACACCTCGCGGACACCCTCCCCGACTACATGGTGCCCAGCGCCTTCCTCACCCTCGACACCCTGCCCCTGAACGCCAACGGCAAGCTGGAGACGGACCGCCTCCCGGCCCCCGACTTCGCCGCCGTCACCACGTACCAGGCGCCCGAAACCCCCGAACAGACCCTCCTGTGCGACCTGTTCGCCACCTTCTCCGGCGCCGCCAAGGCCGGCCTCGACGACGACTTCTTCGCCCTGGGCGGCACCAGCCTGGGCGCTGCCCAGGTCGCCAACAAGGCCCGCAGGCAAGGCATCCGCATCGGCCTCCAGGACATCGCCGACCACCGCACGGTGCGCCGCCTGAGCGAGGCACTCGCCGCGCACTGA
- a CDS encoding acetylserotonin O-methyltransferase: MELLQLAGMGWISRSLGVAARLGIADHLAEGPKSPARLAELTDADPDGVLYLLRVLGIVGVFHEREDGTFEQTDTSERMRDDHPQSMRYWCVLGGEMYYDVWRDLLTTVKTGKPASRSEYGESIYAYMDKDTDAGEVYDKAMADITRPAAAELARDFDFSRISKVIDVGGGTGHLLKGILAAHTDIHGTVAERADVAKRGAQLLDESGDKDLIRRLSFTEADFFEEVPSGADAYFLKNVLHNWSPDSSTRILKTVQRAMARTVEESEGLAAEPVLFVIEPLLGHDNASAIRSLFQMVVCEEGTRIRSEEDMRRQAEGAGLEVRSIRNLSTEHSVVECVLATRD, translated from the coding sequence ATGGAGCTGCTGCAGCTCGCCGGCATGGGCTGGATCTCCCGGTCCCTCGGCGTGGCCGCCCGCCTGGGCATCGCCGACCACCTCGCCGAGGGCCCCAAGTCGCCCGCTCGACTCGCCGAGTTGACCGACGCCGACCCGGACGGCGTGCTCTACCTGCTGCGCGTCCTGGGCATCGTCGGCGTCTTCCACGAACGCGAGGACGGCACCTTCGAGCAGACCGACACCTCGGAGCGGATGCGCGACGACCACCCGCAGTCCATGCGCTACTGGTGCGTCCTGGGCGGCGAGATGTACTACGACGTCTGGCGCGACCTGCTCACCACCGTCAAGACCGGAAAGCCCGCCTCACGCTCCGAGTACGGCGAGTCCATCTACGCCTACATGGACAAGGACACGGACGCCGGCGAGGTCTACGACAAGGCCATGGCCGACATCACCCGCCCCGCGGCCGCCGAACTCGCCCGTGACTTCGACTTCTCCCGGATCTCCAAGGTCATCGACGTCGGCGGCGGCACCGGCCACCTCCTCAAGGGCATCCTCGCCGCCCACACCGACATCCACGGCACCGTCGCCGAACGCGCCGACGTCGCCAAGCGCGGCGCCCAGCTCCTCGACGAGTCCGGCGACAAGGACCTGATCCGCCGGCTCTCCTTCACCGAGGCCGACTTCTTCGAGGAGGTCCCGAGCGGCGCCGACGCCTACTTCCTCAAGAACGTCCTGCACAACTGGAGCCCCGACAGCAGCACCCGCATCCTCAAGACGGTCCAGCGGGCCATGGCACGCACCGTCGAGGAGTCCGAGGGACTCGCCGCCGAACCCGTCCTCTTCGTCATCGAGCCGCTCCTCGGCCACGACAACGCCTCCGCGATCCGCTCGCTGTTCCAGATGGTGGTCTGCGAGGAGGGCACGCGCATCCGGTCCGAGGAGGACATGCGCAGGCAGGCCGAGGGCGCCGGCCTCGAAGTGCGGTCGATCCGCAATCTCTCCACCGAGCACAGCGTCGTCGAGTGCGTCCTCGCGACCCGCGACTGA
- a CDS encoding phosphopantetheine-binding protein, producing MWDDQFEGLVRPHLGFLPEDAPFTQDLDLRDAGLDSLGIVDLLIEIENTYEVKFTDDALSMETFSTPGALWRTLSGLRAAAVS from the coding sequence ATGTGGGACGACCAGTTCGAGGGCCTCGTCCGCCCCCACCTCGGCTTCCTCCCCGAGGACGCCCCCTTCACCCAGGACCTCGACCTGCGCGACGCGGGCCTCGACTCGCTCGGCATCGTCGACCTGCTCATAGAGATCGAGAACACCTACGAGGTCAAGTTCACCGACGACGCCCTGTCCATGGAGACGTTCAGCACGCCGGGCGCGCTCTGGCGCACGCTGTCCGGCCTGCGCGCCGCAGCCGTGAGCTGA